From a single Collimonas pratensis genomic region:
- a CDS encoding FAD-linked oxidase C-terminal domain-containing protein — MTFSEPAPASAPVTGAAESTFNPARQQQVVAALRALLPAHALLYNDEDTRPYECDGLAAYRQSPMVVALPETEAQVVAILKTCRDLKVPIVPRGAGTGLSGGALPIADGVVLSTAKFTRIVKLDPYARTAVVQPGVRNLAISEGAAPHDLYYAPDPSSQIACTIGGNVAENSGGVHCLKYGLTVHNVLRVRMVTIDGDIIELGGSALDAPGLDLLAVFIGSEGMLGVVTEVTVKLIPKPQAARVIMASFDDVVTSGNAVASVIAAGIIPAGLEMMDRTSSRMVEPFVKAGYDTDAAAILLCESDGSTEEVEEEIERMSAVLSASGATRLEVSTSEAERLRFWSGRKNAFPAAGRISPDYYCMDGTIPRKNLAQVLLGIEQMESKYGLRCANVFHAGDGNLHPLILFDANIPGEFHRAEEFGAEILELCVAMGGTITGEHGVGIEKINSMCVQFSPLEREAFFSVKRAFDTAFLLNPDKAIPTLQRCAEYGKMHIQRGVMKFPDLPRF, encoded by the coding sequence ATGACGTTTTCAGAGCCAGCACCAGCCTCGGCGCCAGTTACAGGCGCCGCTGAATCGACCTTTAACCCAGCGCGCCAGCAGCAAGTGGTGGCGGCGCTGCGCGCGCTGCTGCCGGCGCATGCCTTGCTGTACAACGACGAAGACACCCGTCCCTACGAATGCGACGGCCTGGCCGCTTACCGCCAGAGTCCGATGGTGGTGGCCCTGCCGGAAACCGAGGCGCAGGTGGTGGCCATACTCAAGACCTGCCGCGACCTGAAGGTTCCTATCGTGCCGCGCGGCGCCGGCACCGGCCTGTCCGGCGGTGCCTTGCCGATCGCTGACGGCGTGGTGCTGTCGACCGCCAAATTCACCCGCATCGTCAAGCTCGATCCCTATGCGCGGACTGCAGTGGTGCAGCCCGGCGTGCGCAACCTGGCGATTTCCGAGGGCGCCGCGCCGCATGATCTGTACTACGCACCGGATCCGTCTTCGCAGATCGCCTGCACCATCGGCGGCAACGTCGCCGAGAATTCCGGCGGCGTCCATTGCCTCAAGTACGGTTTGACGGTGCATAACGTGTTGCGGGTACGGATGGTGACCATCGACGGCGACATCATCGAACTGGGCGGCAGCGCGCTGGATGCGCCTGGCCTCGATCTGCTGGCGGTGTTCATCGGTTCGGAAGGCATGCTGGGCGTGGTCACCGAAGTCACGGTCAAGCTGATTCCGAAACCGCAGGCGGCGCGCGTCATCATGGCTTCTTTCGACGATGTCGTCACCAGCGGCAATGCGGTCGCCAGCGTGATCGCTGCCGGCATCATTCCGGCCGGGCTGGAAATGATGGACCGCACCAGCTCGCGCATGGTGGAGCCCTTCGTCAAGGCCGGTTACGATACGGATGCCGCCGCCATCCTGCTGTGCGAATCGGACGGCAGTACCGAAGAAGTGGAAGAAGAAATAGAACGCATGAGCGCGGTGCTGAGCGCCAGCGGCGCCACCCGCCTCGAAGTATCGACTTCGGAAGCCGAGCGCCTACGCTTCTGGTCGGGCCGCAAGAACGCTTTTCCGGCGGCCGGCCGCATTTCGCCCGATTACTACTGCATGGACGGCACCATCCCGCGCAAGAACCTGGCGCAAGTGCTGCTTGGCATAGAACAGATGGAAAGCAAGTATGGCTTGCGTTGCGCCAATGTATTCCATGCCGGCGACGGCAACCTGCATCCGCTGATTCTGTTCGACGCCAATATTCCTGGAGAATTTCATCGGGCCGAAGAGTTCGGCGCTGAAATCCTGGAGCTGTGCGTGGCGATGGGCGGCACCATCACCGGCGAACATGGCGTCGGCATTGAAAAAATCAACTCGATGTGCGTGCAGTTTTCGCCACTGGAACGCGAGGCGTTTTTCAGCGTCAAGCGGGCCTTCGACACGGCATTTCTGCTGAATCCGGACAAGGCGATTCCTACTTTGCAGCGCTGCGCCGAGTACGGAAAAATGCACATACAGCGCGGCGTCATGAAGTTTCCCGATCTACCCCGGTTTTGA
- a CDS encoding MFS transporter has translation MKRIKGLRWWIIALVCFGTILNYISRNSLGVLADTLKHDLNFSTKEYSYVVAAFQVAYTIMQPVCGYIIDFLGLKVGFALFAAAWSVVGMLHGFATGWISLAFFRGLLGLTEAAAIPAGIKAVSEWFPKQERSVAVGYFNAGTSMGAVIAPVLVAWLLYKHSWQAAFIVTGALGFIFAGLWFFFYRAPKDHPNLSDTERDYILSGQESIAESQAHAKPSVKTIVSTRRFWGIAITRFLAEPAWQTFNFWIPLYFISVRGMNLKEFAIFGWMPFFAADMGGILGGYLSPFLMKHFKFKLVNSRIAGIATGALLMTSVGFVGYVESPYVAIALFCIGGFAHQMISGLVNTMTTDVFNTREVGTANGLTGMISWIGGLSFSLLIGQLAESIGYTPLFAALGMFDVVGATILFLLYRGYKDNSATVSRI, from the coding sequence ATGAAACGCATCAAAGGCCTACGCTGGTGGATTATCGCCCTCGTCTGTTTTGGCACCATCCTTAACTACATCTCGCGCAATTCTCTCGGCGTGCTGGCGGACACGCTGAAACACGACCTGAATTTCTCCACCAAGGAATACTCCTATGTGGTGGCGGCCTTCCAGGTCGCTTACACCATCATGCAGCCGGTGTGCGGCTACATCATCGACTTCCTCGGATTGAAAGTGGGCTTCGCCCTGTTCGCGGCGGCCTGGTCGGTAGTCGGCATGCTGCATGGCTTCGCCACCGGCTGGATCTCGCTGGCATTCTTCCGCGGCCTGCTCGGCCTGACCGAAGCGGCGGCGATACCGGCTGGCATCAAGGCAGTTTCGGAATGGTTTCCAAAACAGGAACGCTCGGTAGCGGTCGGCTATTTCAACGCCGGCACTTCCATGGGGGCAGTGATCGCGCCGGTGCTGGTGGCCTGGCTGCTGTACAAGCACAGCTGGCAAGCCGCGTTCATCGTGACCGGCGCGCTCGGCTTCATCTTTGCCGGCTTGTGGTTCTTCTTTTACCGCGCCCCCAAGGATCATCCTAACCTGAGTGATACAGAGCGCGACTACATCCTTTCCGGCCAGGAAAGCATCGCCGAAAGCCAGGCGCACGCCAAACCCTCGGTCAAGACTATCGTCAGCACGCGCCGCTTCTGGGGCATCGCCATCACGCGCTTCCTGGCCGAACCGGCCTGGCAAACCTTCAACTTCTGGATCCCGCTGTACTTCATTTCGGTGCGCGGCATGAACCTGAAAGAGTTCGCGATTTTTGGCTGGATGCCCTTCTTCGCCGCCGACATGGGCGGCATTCTGGGCGGCTACCTGTCGCCTTTCCTGATGAAGCACTTCAAGTTCAAGCTGGTCAACTCGCGCATCGCCGGCATCGCCACCGGCGCCCTGCTGATGACCAGCGTCGGCTTTGTCGGCTATGTAGAAAGCCCTTATGTTGCAATCGCCCTCTTCTGCATCGGCGGTTTCGCCCACCAGATGATTTCCGGCCTTGTCAACACCATGACCACCGACGTTTTCAATACCCGTGAAGTCGGCACCGCCAACGGCCTGACCGGCATGATCAGCTGGATCGGCGGCCTGTCGTTTTCACTGCTGATCGGGCAACTGGCGGAATCGATCGGCTATACCCCGCTGTTTGCGGCCTTGGGCATGTTCGACGTGGTAGGAGCCACCATCCTGTTCCTGCTGTATCGCGGCTACAAAGACAACAGCGCCACAGTGTCAAGAATCTGA
- a CDS encoding TIM-barrel domain-containing protein, producing the protein MSVNHIPEFHLAEKNGATLMLKSAGGHVAHIFVLEQDIIRVMVLPDAQLHFPRTWAIAPGAEPLPLEGRERLSLAGFSLPDFTLRKLDGALQIQTEKIRLTVQLKGLYCSWETRPAGEWKELARDRSTQAVNFGYWDDKVYHYLKRDAEDEMYFGLGERSGDTNRHGRSFSLRTIDAMGYNASSTDVLYKHIPFYITWSKRQQAAFGLFYDTLSEGKLDMGCELDNYHGHYRYFVADHGDLDYYFIAGDSMEQVVQRYTWMTGKPAFTPKWGIGYSGSTMSYTDQPDAQEQMNGFLAGCEQHDMLCDSFHLSSGYTSIGNKRYVFNWNRDKFPDPKAFAEHYLQHGVRLCANIKPCLLQDHPRFSEAESLNLFIKNQDGKPEMVQFWDEVGAYLDFTNPDTIAWWKRGVTTALLEYGIAATWNDNNEFQVLNPRATADGFGQRFKAVEAKGLQTLLMMAASREAQSEFAPGKRPYLVSRSGAAGMQRYVQTWSGDNYTSWQTLKYNIKMGLGLAMSGISNTGHDVGGFSGPAPSPDLLLRWVQFGIFMPRFSIHSWNDDRTVNEAWMYPEITGAIRNLLKLRACLTPYFYDLLWRYHQHYEPMIKPTFLAFPNDPKCFSENDDMLIGPSLLLAAVVEPEQTSRTVYLPAGADWYDFWSGAHHQGGQEITLPAVGEQPPLLARAGSAMAINVAEQHFNRPAHQQGFMLFPHQLDGAFSVEFFDDDGDSNAYLDGKSSLWKIRVQSNAETLDIDLECSGIQPPSDLVTLLLPQHEMRQVVLSAAAILGDAIVNQRREIQLKIKLQSDPKFSIKEKIVSILKRFNQ; encoded by the coding sequence ATGTCGGTTAACCATATTCCTGAATTTCATCTGGCAGAAAAGAACGGCGCCACACTGATGCTGAAAAGCGCGGGTGGCCACGTCGCCCACATCTTCGTACTGGAGCAGGACATCATCCGCGTCATGGTGCTGCCGGATGCGCAGCTGCATTTCCCGCGCACCTGGGCGATAGCGCCTGGCGCCGAGCCCTTACCGCTGGAGGGACGCGAGCGGCTGTCGCTGGCCGGCTTTTCCCTGCCTGACTTCACCCTGCGCAAACTGGACGGCGCCCTGCAGATACAAACCGAAAAGATCCGTCTGACGGTGCAGCTGAAAGGCTTGTACTGCAGCTGGGAAACCCGCCCCGCCGGCGAATGGAAAGAACTGGCACGCGACCGCAGCACGCAAGCCGTCAATTTCGGCTACTGGGACGACAAGGTGTATCACTATCTGAAGCGCGACGCCGAGGATGAGATGTACTTCGGCCTTGGCGAGCGCAGCGGCGACACCAACCGCCACGGCCGCAGCTTTTCTCTCAGGACCATCGATGCGATGGGCTACAACGCCAGCAGCACCGACGTCCTGTACAAGCATATTCCGTTCTATATCACCTGGAGCAAACGCCAGCAAGCTGCCTTCGGCCTGTTCTACGACACCCTGTCCGAAGGCAAGCTGGACATGGGCTGCGAACTGGACAACTATCACGGCCACTACCGCTACTTCGTCGCCGACCATGGCGACCTCGACTACTACTTCATCGCCGGCGACAGCATGGAGCAGGTAGTGCAGCGCTATACCTGGATGACCGGCAAGCCGGCGTTCACGCCGAAATGGGGCATCGGCTATTCCGGTTCCACCATGAGCTATACCGACCAGCCGGACGCGCAGGAACAAATGAATGGCTTCCTGGCCGGCTGCGAGCAGCACGACATGCTGTGCGATTCGTTTCATCTGTCGTCCGGCTACACCTCGATCGGCAACAAGCGCTACGTCTTCAACTGGAACCGCGACAAATTCCCCGATCCCAAAGCCTTTGCCGAACACTACCTGCAGCATGGCGTGCGGCTGTGCGCCAACATCAAGCCTTGTCTGCTGCAGGATCATCCGCGCTTCAGCGAAGCCGAAAGCCTGAACCTGTTCATCAAGAACCAGGACGGCAAGCCGGAAATGGTGCAGTTCTGGGACGAAGTCGGCGCTTACCTGGATTTCACCAATCCGGACACCATCGCCTGGTGGAAGCGGGGCGTAACCACCGCCTTGCTGGAATACGGCATCGCCGCTACCTGGAATGACAACAACGAATTCCAGGTATTGAATCCGCGCGCCACCGCCGACGGATTCGGCCAGCGTTTCAAGGCAGTCGAGGCCAAGGGCTTGCAAACCCTGCTGATGATGGCCGCCTCGCGCGAAGCACAGAGCGAATTCGCACCAGGCAAGCGCCCCTACCTGGTGTCACGCTCTGGCGCCGCGGGCATGCAGCGCTATGTGCAGACCTGGTCGGGCGACAACTACACATCCTGGCAAACACTCAAGTACAACATCAAGATGGGGCTGGGCCTGGCCATGTCCGGCATTTCCAACACCGGCCACGACGTCGGCGGTTTCAGCGGCCCGGCGCCAAGTCCGGATCTGCTGCTGCGCTGGGTACAGTTCGGTATCTTCATGCCGCGTTTTTCGATCCATTCCTGGAACGACGACCGGACCGTCAACGAAGCCTGGATGTATCCCGAGATTACCGGTGCGATCCGCAACCTGCTCAAGTTGCGCGCCTGTCTGACACCTTATTTCTACGATCTGCTGTGGCGTTATCACCAGCACTACGAGCCGATGATCAAGCCGACTTTCCTGGCTTTCCCGAACGATCCGAAGTGCTTTTCCGAGAACGACGACATGCTGATCGGCCCCAGCTTATTGCTGGCAGCCGTGGTCGAGCCCGAACAAACCAGCCGCACCGTCTACCTTCCCGCCGGCGCCGATTGGTACGACTTCTGGAGCGGCGCCCACCATCAAGGCGGGCAAGAGATTACCTTGCCGGCGGTGGGCGAACAGCCGCCGCTGCTGGCGCGGGCCGGCAGCGCGATGGCCATCAACGTCGCCGAACAGCATTTCAACCGCCCCGCCCATCAGCAAGGCTTCATGCTGTTTCCGCACCAGCTTGACGGCGCTTTCTCCGTTGAATTCTTTGACGATGACGGTGACAGCAATGCTTACCTCGACGGCAAGAGCAGCCTGTGGAAAATCCGCGTGCAGAGCAATGCCGAGACGCTGGATATCGATCTCGAATGCAGCGGCATCCAGCCGCCATCAGACCTGGTCACGCTACTGCTGCCGCAGCATGAAATGCGTCAGGTAGTACTAAGCGCCGCCGCCATCCTGGGCGACGCCATCGTCAATCAACGACGCGAGATCCAGTTGAAAATCAAGCTGCAATCCGATCCGAAATTCTCCATCAAGGAAAAGATCGTCAGCATTCTGAAGCGGTTCAATCAATAA
- the glcF gene encoding glycolate oxidase subunit GlcF: MQTNLADFIKNTRDGKEADAILRACVHCGFCTATCPTYQLLGDELDGPRGRIYLIKQVLEGKPASVKTQSHLDRCLTCRNCESTCPSGVEYGRLLDIGRKVVERQVGRPFGEKMARRVLKEFLPRPWLFKPAMAAGQLLRPLLPQKLKNKIPIRQAAGVKPQRQHERKMLLLDGCVQPAMSPNINSATARVLDALEIQLLVAPKAACCGAIRYHLNDQSGGLDDMRRNIDAWWPYVIGSNGQGVEAIVMTASGCGVTVKEYGHLLAADPQYAVKAKAISALTKDLSEILPEFEIELQQKLSGKFPQRVVYHPPCTLQHGQQIRGKVEGLLRGVGVDVQLCADSHLCCGSAGTYSVLQPDLSYRLRDNKLEKLQATQPDMIVSANIGCLTHLQSGTETPVRHWIELLDQALSS; encoded by the coding sequence ATGCAAACCAATCTAGCCGATTTCATCAAGAACACGCGTGACGGCAAGGAAGCCGACGCCATCTTGCGCGCTTGCGTGCATTGCGGGTTCTGCACCGCCACCTGCCCGACCTACCAACTGCTGGGCGACGAACTGGACGGGCCGCGCGGGCGCATCTACCTGATCAAACAGGTGCTGGAAGGGAAACCAGCCAGCGTCAAGACACAATCGCATTTGGACCGCTGCCTCACTTGCCGCAATTGCGAATCGACTTGCCCGTCAGGAGTGGAATATGGACGGCTGCTGGATATCGGCCGCAAAGTGGTGGAACGCCAGGTCGGGCGCCCATTCGGCGAGAAGATGGCACGCAGGGTATTGAAGGAATTCTTGCCGCGGCCATGGCTGTTCAAGCCGGCCATGGCCGCCGGACAATTGCTGCGGCCGTTGCTGCCGCAGAAACTCAAGAACAAGATTCCCATCAGGCAGGCTGCGGGAGTCAAGCCGCAGCGCCAGCACGAGCGCAAGATGCTGCTACTGGACGGCTGCGTGCAGCCGGCGATGTCGCCTAATATCAACAGCGCCACGGCAAGAGTGCTGGACGCGCTGGAAATACAGCTGCTGGTGGCGCCGAAAGCCGCTTGCTGCGGTGCTATCCGTTATCATCTCAACGACCAGAGCGGCGGCCTGGACGACATGCGGCGCAATATCGATGCCTGGTGGCCGTATGTCATCGGCAGCAACGGCCAGGGCGTGGAAGCGATCGTGATGACCGCCTCCGGCTGTGGCGTGACGGTGAAGGAGTACGGTCACCTGCTCGCGGCCGATCCTCAGTATGCCGTCAAGGCAAAAGCTATCTCGGCCTTGACCAAGGACCTGAGCGAAATCCTGCCTGAGTTTGAAATCGAGCTGCAACAAAAGCTGAGCGGAAAATTTCCTCAGCGCGTGGTCTATCATCCGCCCTGCACTTTGCAGCATGGCCAGCAGATTCGTGGCAAGGTGGAAGGCCTGCTGCGCGGCGTCGGCGTCGATGTGCAGTTGTGCGCCGACAGCCATTTGTGTTGCGGTTCGGCCGGGACCTATTCGGTCTTGCAGCCGGATTTGTCGTATCGCTTGCGCGACAATAAGCTGGAAAAACTGCAGGCCACCCAGCCGGACATGATCGTCTCCGCCAATATCGGTTGCCTGACGCATCTGCAGTCAGGCACCGAGACGCCGGTCAGGCACTGGATAGAGTTGCTGGACCAGGCGCTGTCGTCCTGA
- the glcE gene encoding glycolate oxidase subunit GlcE: MDPQDFKQQARAQILGAAAESRALEICGGSSKRWYGQEVQGELLDTRGYSGVIDYEPTELVITARCGTPLVEIESLLAQHQQMLAFEPPHFGSNATLGGMLASGLSGPARQAVGSLRDFVLGTVLMDGKGDVLHFGGQVMKNVAGYDVSRLLAGSLGTLGLILEASVKVLPRPLAVSSRRFAMTQAEAIRSLNQWGGQPLPLSASCWHDGMLTIRLAGAEAAVRAAQHKLGGEAVADDEQFWRALREQTHSFFAGVAGGKALWRLSLPSIAEPLPLAGAILIEWGGAQRWLLADEGSAPDAAAIRAAASAVGGHATLYRGGDKSVGVFHPLAPAVAQIHRRLKAGFDPAGIFNRGRMYPDF; this comes from the coding sequence ATGGACCCACAAGATTTCAAACAGCAGGCTAGGGCGCAGATCCTCGGCGCGGCGGCAGAGAGTCGCGCGCTAGAAATTTGCGGCGGCAGCAGCAAGCGCTGGTACGGCCAAGAGGTGCAGGGCGAACTGCTGGATACGCGTGGCTACAGCGGCGTCATCGACTACGAACCGACCGAGCTGGTGATCACCGCCCGCTGCGGCACGCCATTGGTGGAAATCGAGTCCCTGCTGGCGCAGCATCAGCAAATGCTGGCTTTCGAACCTCCGCATTTCGGCAGCAACGCCACCCTGGGCGGCATGCTGGCCAGTGGCTTGTCGGGGCCGGCGCGGCAGGCGGTCGGTTCCTTGCGCGACTTTGTGCTGGGCACGGTACTGATGGATGGCAAGGGCGACGTGCTGCACTTCGGCGGCCAGGTCATGAAAAATGTCGCCGGCTACGATGTGTCGCGCCTGCTGGCGGGCTCGCTTGGCACGCTGGGTTTGATATTGGAAGCCTCGGTCAAGGTGCTGCCGCGTCCGCTCGCGGTCAGCAGCCGGCGGTTTGCCATGACCCAGGCCGAGGCGATCCGCAGCTTGAATCAATGGGGCGGGCAGCCGCTGCCGCTGTCAGCCAGTTGCTGGCATGACGGCATGCTGACCATACGTCTGGCCGGCGCCGAGGCCGCAGTGCGCGCCGCCCAACACAAGCTGGGCGGAGAGGCGGTCGCGGACGACGAGCAGTTCTGGCGGGCGTTGCGCGAGCAGACGCATTCTTTCTTTGCCGGCGTCGCCGGCGGCAAGGCCTTGTGGCGCTTGTCCCTGCCGTCGATCGCCGAGCCCTTGCCGCTGGCCGGCGCAATCCTGATCGAATGGGGTGGGGCGCAACGCTGGCTGCTGGCGGACGAAGGTTCCGCGCCGGATGCAGCCGCCATCCGCGCGGCGGCGAGCGCCGTCGGCGGCCATGCCACTTTGTACCGAGGCGGCGATAAAAGCGTCGGCGTGTTCCATCCGCTGGCGCCCGCTGTCGCGCAAATCCATCGCCGTTTGAAGGCAGGTTTCGATCCGGCGGGAATTTTCAATCGCGGCCGTATGTATCCGGATTTCTAG
- a CDS encoding porin gives MKNTTLKLLLATSALTGAAYTQAQTSVTIYGTADAAIIHSSNQRGNANTYINSGNLNASKLGFTGGEDLGGGSKAIFTLEQGFNIDTGAQSDATKAFNRQAFVGLSDARYGTFTLGRQYTPYWRYVGGLGPTGVLTGATGAHPGDLDGLDTTIRINNSLVYATPLISGFQASALYGFGENAGTISSGNSTSAALRYDYNALGLAVGYLKLNNNNLKGFAQWDPNVTSGSYAQSPVNAGYASAKSVQMIAAAARYNVTGNLMLGLNFSNVQMTPGAASLFSHQATFNTGGLISTYKLTTATTLAAGYSYTRETAANGISDPASYQQFSLEQTYDFSKRTALYFLEAYQKARGQTLGANGVTLVNAVAVVGDSQNGTPSSNGKQFVAAMGIRHQF, from the coding sequence ATGAAAAACACAACACTAAAACTATTACTGGCAACCAGCGCGCTGACCGGCGCGGCGTATACTCAAGCGCAAACCAGCGTCACGATCTACGGCACCGCCGACGCCGCCATCATCCATTCCAGCAACCAGCGCGGCAATGCAAACACCTACATCAACAGCGGCAACCTGAACGCCAGCAAGCTGGGCTTCACCGGTGGCGAAGACCTGGGCGGCGGCAGCAAGGCGATTTTCACGCTGGAGCAGGGTTTCAACATCGACACCGGGGCCCAGAGCGATGCCACCAAGGCCTTCAACCGCCAGGCTTTTGTCGGCCTGAGCGACGCCCGCTACGGCACGTTTACCCTTGGCCGCCAGTACACCCCGTACTGGCGCTATGTCGGCGGCCTGGGGCCGACCGGCGTGCTGACCGGCGCCACCGGCGCCCATCCTGGCGACCTGGATGGACTCGACACCACCATCCGCATCAACAATTCCCTGGTGTATGCAACGCCGCTGATCTCGGGCTTCCAGGCCAGCGCCTTGTACGGCTTCGGCGAAAACGCCGGCACCATCAGCTCCGGCAATTCCACCAGTGCGGCGCTGCGCTACGACTACAACGCGCTCGGCCTGGCAGTGGGATATCTGAAACTGAACAACAACAATCTCAAGGGCTTTGCGCAGTGGGATCCAAATGTCACCTCAGGCAGCTATGCGCAGTCGCCGGTGAATGCTGGCTACGCCTCGGCCAAATCGGTACAGATGATTGCCGCCGCGGCGCGCTATAACGTCACCGGCAATCTGATGCTAGGACTGAATTTTTCCAATGTTCAGATGACGCCGGGAGCGGCATCGCTGTTCTCGCATCAGGCGACCTTCAATACCGGTGGGCTGATCTCCACCTACAAGCTGACGACGGCGACCACGCTGGCCGCCGGCTACAGCTATACGCGCGAAACGGCAGCGAACGGCATCAGCGATCCGGCCAGCTACCAGCAGTTTTCGCTTGAACAGACCTATGATTTTTCCAAGCGGACGGCGTTGTATTTCCTGGAAGCCTATCAGAAAGCGCGCGGGCAGACCCTGGGAGCGAATGGCGTGACATTGGTCAATGCAGTCGCCGTCGTTGGCGATTCGCAAAACGGCACACCGTCTTCCAATGGCAAGCAATTTGTCGCGGCGATGGGCATCCGCCATCAGTTCTAG
- a CDS encoding LysR substrate-binding domain-containing protein, whose amino-acid sequence MVNRLPPVHALSAFEAAARHHSFAVAAEELCITPSALSHRIRLLEDFVGERLFSREGRTVALSEFGHRYLDVVRSALRTLTEFPLPQRHAQVQPRVKITAPPTFARQLLIPHLHSFVSRHPEIVVEIFLSVPLYDLSLTESDLEVRFGAGKYPNTTTEKLFEEPTFAVASPEYLKKIGPLKQPADLRKASLLRSALEPWQPWFQAAGLDWPEPSSGLRADDLGLLLELVRHGHGVGLTRKHFARELIEQGKLVQLFDISLTSPPHAYYLVYQQKPQERPEVTTFIDWMKATFSSI is encoded by the coding sequence CTGGTCAATCGCCTGCCGCCGGTGCATGCCTTGTCCGCATTTGAAGCCGCGGCGCGCCACCATTCCTTCGCCGTGGCGGCGGAAGAATTGTGCATCACGCCGTCGGCGCTGTCGCACCGCATCCGCTTGCTGGAGGATTTTGTCGGCGAACGCCTGTTCTCGCGCGAGGGCCGTACCGTGGCCTTGTCGGAATTCGGTCACCGCTACCTGGACGTGGTGCGCAGCGCCTTGCGCACCCTGACTGAATTCCCGTTGCCGCAGCGTCACGCCCAGGTGCAGCCGCGCGTCAAGATCACCGCGCCGCCGACGTTTGCGCGGCAATTGCTGATTCCGCATCTGCACAGTTTCGTCAGCCGCCATCCCGAGATCGTGGTGGAAATATTCTTGTCGGTGCCGCTGTATGACCTGAGCCTGACGGAGAGCGACCTGGAAGTCCGTTTTGGCGCCGGCAAGTATCCCAACACCACTACCGAAAAATTGTTCGAGGAGCCGACCTTTGCCGTCGCCAGCCCGGAATACCTGAAGAAAATCGGGCCGCTGAAGCAGCCGGCGGATCTGCGCAAGGCAAGCCTGTTGCGTTCAGCACTGGAGCCGTGGCAACCCTGGTTCCAGGCGGCCGGCCTCGACTGGCCCGAACCATCTTCCGGCTTGCGCGCTGATGACCTGGGTTTGCTGCTGGAGCTGGTGCGGCACGGCCACGGCGTCGGACTGACCCGCAAGCACTTTGCGCGCGAGCTGATCGAGCAAGGCAAGCTGGTGCAGCTGTTTGACATCAGCCTGACCTCGCCGCCGCATGCCTATTATCTGGTGTACCAGCAAAAGCCGCAGGAACGACCGGAAGTAACGACTTTCATCGACTGGATGAAAGCCACCTTCAGCAGCATCTGA
- a CDS encoding SMP-30/gluconolactonase/LRE family protein has product MIQQFDFPVRMLRAEGAIVGESPVWSQREQVLYWVDILKPALHRFDPASGQQRSWTAPAAIGSISLARNGKIVTALRSGFHWFDPADASWTLIAHPEPHISHNRLNDGKTGPDGAFWAGTMDDRADKQPCASLYRLAPDGSISAHGNGLVVSNGLAWSPDGRTMYHSDSRRAVIYRYDFDAASGALGPRQVFVQMQPEWGRPDGGAIDAEGNYWGCGITAGRINKFSPQGQLLGYLPLPVSRPTMCAFGGADLKTLYITSLTENMSAEELAREPLAGALFAVDMPVAGTPVAEFGV; this is encoded by the coding sequence ATGATTCAGCAATTTGATTTCCCCGTCCGCATGCTCCGCGCCGAGGGCGCCATTGTCGGCGAATCGCCGGTGTGGTCGCAGCGTGAACAGGTTCTGTACTGGGTGGATATCCTCAAGCCCGCACTGCACCGCTTCGATCCCGCCTCGGGACAACAGCGCAGCTGGACGGCGCCTGCCGCCATCGGCTCGATCAGCCTGGCGCGCAACGGCAAGATCGTCACCGCGTTGCGCAGCGGCTTTCACTGGTTCGATCCGGCCGACGCCAGCTGGACCCTGATCGCGCATCCGGAACCGCACATATCGCACAACCGCCTCAACGACGGCAAGACCGGACCGGACGGCGCCTTCTGGGCCGGCACCATGGACGACCGCGCCGACAAGCAGCCCTGCGCCTCACTCTACCGACTGGCGCCGGACGGCAGCATCAGCGCCCACGGCAACGGGCTGGTGGTTTCGAACGGCCTGGCATGGAGCCCGGATGGCCGCACCATGTATCACTCCGATTCGCGCCGCGCAGTAATCTACCGCTATGACTTCGACGCCGCCAGCGGCGCGCTCGGTCCGCGTCAAGTGTTTGTACAGATGCAGCCGGAATGGGGCCGTCCCGACGGCGGCGCAATCGATGCCGAGGGCAATTACTGGGGCTGCGGCATCACTGCCGGACGCATCAACAAGTTCTCGCCGCAGGGCCAGCTGCTGGGATACCTGCCGCTGCCGGTGTCGCGTCCTACCATGTGCGCCTTCGGCGGCGCCGACCTTAAAACGCTGTACATCACCTCGCTCACCGAAAACATGAGCGCCGAGGAGCTGGCGCGCGAACCGCTGGCCGGCGCGCTGTTTGCCGTCGACATGCCGGTGGCGGGCACGCCTGTCGCGGAATTCGGCGTGTAA